Below is a genomic region from Bos javanicus breed banteng chromosome 13, ARS-OSU_banteng_1.0, whole genome shotgun sequence.
gtctgtttcttttactttcaccCTTGTTTCTCATTGCTTCTGTTCACTAAAAGGATACTGTCtgtacataatggcctgccttggggaaccctgcccctctgtctGAACGTTAAACCAAAGTGCCTTTGTTTGGGGCACTGAACACCTGACCCTGTCCACCTATGAATAGCCCCAAGAAAAAAGTAATGAACACATTCCCTCCCTGAGGCTGGTCATTCCAGGAGATACTTGTAAGACTTACggtctttttactttacttccttacCACCTCCCATTCTCTTTTGTAAtaaagatcctggcatccagatGCCATAAGATGGTTAATTTGAGACAATAGCCTGCCGTCTTCTTCTTGGTCTGCCCGATTTCTCCACACCTCATCTCCTGATTTATTGACCTGTTGTGCAGCGAATAGAGCGAGCTTAGACTTGGTAacagagacggcaatggcaccccactccagtactcttgcctggaaaatcccatgggcggaggagcctggtaggctgcagtctatggggtcgttaagagttcggacacaactgagcgacttcactttcactttcaggcattggagaaggaaatggcaacccactccagtgttcttgcctggagaatcctggggacatgggagcctggtgggctgccgtctatggggtcacacagagtcaaacaagactgaagtgacttagcagcagcagcagcagacttggtAACAATATCTTGGTGGAAATGGATATCTTGGCCATAAAATGTGTAAATAAACTCTTTCTATGATGATAGGTAATCCCTTCCCAGAACCTGCATGGTAGACGTCACCTGTTTCCACACGGGAAAACTGCAGATTAGTGAGTGGCCCTCAGTCACTTAGTAGTGAGTGGTAAGTTCAAGTCAAGATATTATTCTGTCAAAATCCACTGGATAGAGTGCCTGACATCTGCAAGAACTGTTTAAATGCAGATATTGGGTAATAGTTTCTGGACGCACGGCCCCACACTCATCACTCTCCTGTTCCTAAGCCTCATCTCAGCCACTGAAGCCCAGAGATGAGTGGCCCTGGGTTTTTCCCAGACACCAAATTCTTGGTGTTCCTACCAACACCAGCCAATTCTCCGACACCAACTGGCCATCTCCCAGTCAGTTCCATTCTGACAAAATCTCCAGAGTTAGAGCAGACCTCACAGGTGGAAGATGaggtcccacaagactgccccacTTCAAAGGCCGGCCACCAACCCTCCCTGTCCTCTCAGCTCATCTCCCTGCTCTGAGCCCGCCTGACATTTGTCTGGGCATGTTCTTGGAGCTTCTAGACAGTGAGCCTGGCTTCCTTCTCCTTGACCCTGAAAGTGGAGcatggtgtgtgagtgtgtgtgtgtgtgtgtgtgtgtaattgccTAGAAGATTGGGCtctatctttgttttatttttactgtggtcttgtttttactgctgATCAGCAGTTTGGTGTTGGGTGAtgccttcacctctctgtgcttcattttttCTGCCTCTGTGATAGGTGGCAAGGTGGAAATATCCCCTAGAGAGGAGAGATTTGATGTGAGCATTAAAGGGGATAAAGTTTTCCACAAAGGGAATTGTGTAACATCTTGGCACTGGTCGCtgttagtgtgtatgtgtgtgtcagtgGGAAGATGCTGTCTGTGTGTGGATGAGTAAGCGTGTATGGGAGAGCCTTGTTGCACACAGCTATAATGGGGAGTGAATAGATGGGAGGAGTGGAAGGGGAGGGTGTGTAAACCCTCACCTGTGCACCACACTTCATTCCTTACAAAGCAGCAGAGTGCATGGCGCACAGACTGGATGCAGCCAGtttcttgggttcaaatcctgtctACCCAGTATGACCTTAGTCAAATGACAAATTTCTTATTGCCTCAAATTTCTCATCTGTATTGTTAGAAAATATGAAGATTTCCTCACTGTTTCTTTTAGGATTATCCtgaggattagatgagataaTGTACATCAAATGCATAGAATGATGACTGCACACAGAAGGAGCTAAATGTTAATTGCTGTCATTACTCATTATAGTTATTATTACAAAGGACTTTGACTTTTCTGGGAGAAGGAATGTCTGTCAGTTGCCCCCATTGCTTCCACAGCAACCTCATGATGAGGGCATGACTCTTCTGACACCTGAAGACACGGGGCTCTGGGAGATTTCTGGCCCCAGGTCACAAAGTAAGAaggaggcagagccaggattcagacTGAGGTGCTCTGATTGCAAAACCACTGAGGAGAGAGTAGAGAGAAGAGATGGCTGCAGGCAGTCTTCCAAACCCTCCACAAATCCACTCCAGCCTGTCCTGAGGTCCACTCAGACAGACAGATTTCCTGTGGCTAAAACCAGGTGAGGGATGGCAGGTGATCATGCTGCAGAGACATGTTCGGCTCCCTcttcccctctgccccctccccttaCTCCTTTCTGTCCCCAGAAAATGAGGATCTTTGCCCCCCCGCACCAGGCCCCCTAGGAAAACATTGCCTTCCCCCAGCTCAGCTACTGCCTGGGCCTCTGCAGGTAAACTGCAATTTCCATCTGCTTGAGATGTTACCACAATGGTTGCAGGAAGGTGGCTTTGTCACAGCTGCCTCCTgagggaggtgaggtgggaggGCGGGGGAAAGGCATTGATGCCCAGATGTGATAACACCTGCAGCAGGCTGAAATGGAGGACTGGAGCTCACACACTGCTGATTGCTTATCTTTCCTTTGATTGGCTCTCATCCACTCACAGACATCCATcaatgccaggcactgctctaggtGCTGGGGTGCTTCTTGAGTGACCATATTGGACACAGTTCCACCTGTCTGATCACAATCCTTGTTTCCATGAGACCCACAGGTATCATCATGTCTGAGAAGTGCTGTTGTTGGGCATTTGGCCCCTGCACGCAGAAATGGGAACCCCGGTTAGGTGGGGAGATTAAGCAATAAACAGGACTGACCCAACTCCTCCCCTTGCCCACTTCCCTTCCTCATCACCTGATCCCACCCCTCAGCCAGGATATAGAAAGCCCAGTCCATCCCCAGCATCCTCAGGAGCCCTCCTGAAGGCCACGAAGATGAGCCGGCTCTGCCTCTCTGcagcccttctccttctcctgggcaCCCTGATGACCAGCACCCCAGTGGTGACACCAGCTGCAAGGACAATGGTAAGTCCTGGCTCACCTCTCCTCTACAGATTGGGAGTGGGATGATGAGGGGAGTCCATGAAAGGGGCTGGGGAACAGGGGTGGGGTGGACACTGCCAACCCTCTCCGGATTTCTCCTGAGAAATTGGGCAGTTTTAACTCCAGGGACGTTTGCTGACTCTCAGAAAGAAATCATCATGTTTCCAGCATAAAAAAAGTTTCCTGCCCAACTATATGACATCAGGGACCTGATCTCTGAGACTCTCTGTTCCTAGTCTCTGCCTTGTCCTCGAATCTCACTGTAGTGTAATGAAAAGATCAGTACTTGATCCTTGTTCTGGTTCCTGGTGCAGACATCCTGTTTGGGATTGACCGTCTTTTGTAAGGTAATGTGATGAGTCAAAGAAAGGGACCCAGAGTAGTTTCAGGATGGGGCTTGTCTCCAAAAAAATCTCATCAGGTGATTAGAGAATAGAACTCTAAACCCCTAGTActtctggggagaggggaggtacTGAGACTGAGTTCAATCACCAATGATCAATGATTCAATCAATTTGCCTATCTATTGAAGCCTCAGTACAATTGCCTAACACCGCAATTCAAGTGAACTGACTTGTGGGATGCCCGGTGGGCATTTCAGAACTGGTTGGTATAGGTAGGGACACCAAGTATTTGCTGTCAGGGACATAACCCAGACTTGCTCTTGCCTGTGATtgggtgactgtggctcaggagCCAGGGGTGTAATTAGTGTGGGTCTGTGCTCCCGGCAGTGATGATCAATTATGTACTTTATATGGATTCCTCAGCAGAATCTGGTCCTCTATCAAATGGGATGTGACATGATTATATTATAGTGACTTTAGTAGTTACATGCTGTGTGTCCCGGGGCAAGTCATCTCTGGTTTCCTCACTTGAATGAGGGGCGGGATTACCTGTTACACAGGTTCTTTTAAGGGATGACCAGTCATGAATATTGAGAGTTTAATCACATTTCATGGGCTTTCCAAGTagtgtgagtggtaaagaacccacctgccaatccaggaaacattagaggtgtgggtttgatccctgggttaggaagatcccttggaggagggtacagcaacccactccagtattcttgtctggagaaacctatggacagaggagcctgccaggctacagtctatgggtttgtcaagagtcggacatgactgaagcgacttagcatgcacgatTACATTTCATAACCAGTGAGGTACATTTTCCATCAACATGTCTTCATCTGGAAGATCTGGAAGACTTACTCTGCCTACCTTTCCCTTCCCTGCTCCAAATATCTTGGTATCAAATAATGATTATTTctatatcattaaaattaattagaaagGCAGGGGTGGAGGCAGGCAGCTGAATTTCTGCTCTGCCTGAGACAACTGCAGGGAGAGCCAGGTTCGCTCGTGGGGCCAAGGCTATTTTTTCCAGACTGGAGCAATGTTAGTCAAAACTCAAGGCCCTTCCTTTTGTCCCCTAtgtctattattttattatcttctcAAGATATAGAATGGTAGTGCTGGATTCATAGTTATGTTGACTTACCTCATCATCAAACAGCGATTGAATGATATCCATTCTATTCAACAGCTGTGTTCTTGGCTTGAACATGGAGTGGGAAGTTGATTCCTTTAACAAATACCTCTTAAGTCCCTAAAAGCATTGTTCTTGATGTAGGGAAACAGCTGTACACAAAATAGCAAAATAACTTcccttcttgaaagtgaaagttgctcagttatgtcagactatttgtaaccccatggactatacagtccatggaattctccaggccagaatactggaatgggtaccttttcccttctccagggcatcttcccaacccaggtctcctgcattgcaggcagattctttaccagctaagccacaagggaagcccaacttgcCTCCTTGGAGGGAGCATAGAGACAGGGAAAAGTCCTCTGCCAGGTGGCAATGAGTGATGTGAAGAAAAAGAGTGAAGGGGATAAAGGAGGCTGTACTAATTCTATAGAGGGTCAGGGAAACCCTTTGTTATAAGGAGGCAGAGGCTGCCAAAAATGAGCTTGGTGTGTTTGCGCAGCAGCCAGGACCAGGGTGACTGGAgctggggggtgaggggaggggagtggaaggGGATGAGGCAGAGAGGCCACGGGGGCAGGTCGTGAGGACTTTATAAGAATCCAAATTTGACTCTGAGAGAGCTGAGGAGTCACTGAGGGATTGGTCATGGGAGCCATGCAATAGGACTCAAGTTTTAAGAGGATCCCTGAGGCTGCAGAGCAGAGAGTGCCTCTAGGAGATGAAGGGCAGAGACAGAGGTCTGGGGAGCAAGATGCTGTAGTGGCCCAGGTGAGCAGTGATGGAGCAGGTACCTGTATTGTTTGCTGGGTCCATCTCAGTTCTCTCGAAGGACATGAATGACTTGCTCTGTTGAGGGTTTGATGGAGGCTTCATTACCTAGTCATGATGCATTGAATCATTAGCCATTGGAGACTGTTCAACAGAcagctcctctcccctccctaaGCTGGGCCAGGGGAGGTCAAGGAGGAGGGGAGCAATGAAAGTTCAACCCTCTCTTTGGTCAGGCAGTACCCAATCCTGGGTCACCTAGGGGTTCTCCAGTAGTTACTCCCCTTCCCATAACAAAAGACAGCTTTAGAATTtcagggttttaggagctctttgCCAGGAATggcacaaagaacaaatatttctttatcGTAAACTGCAATGTCAATATTCCATTATTCCAGTCTCTAGGAGGTGATCCCTGTTAATACActggtttattttcttccatgatttcgcagcatgattccttcacaccttcttcttctttttttggttacTTCTGCattgtttctttccatttattttttctttttaatttatttattttttagttgaaggataattgctgtgcataattttgttgttttctgtcaaacctcaacatgaatcagccatagggatacaaatatcccctccctcttgaacctccatcccattttcctccccatcccacccctctgggttgaaTCAGAGCCAGTTTCCTaagccatagagcaaattcccgttggctatctattttacatatggtaatgtaagtttccatgttactctttccgtacgtctcaccctctcctcccctctccccgtgtccataagtctagtctctatgtctgtttctccactgctgccctgcaaataaattcttcagtaccatttttatagattccatatatatgtgtcagtacatgatatttatctttctctttttgacttacttcactctgtataataggctctaggttcatctccctcattagaacagactcaaatgcattcctttttatggctgagtaatattccattgtgtatatgtaccacaacttcttcatccacGCGTCTGTcaatggacgtctaggttgcttccatgttctagctactgtaaatagtgctgcaatgagcaatgggatacatgcatcttttccagttttggttttctcagagtatatgcctaggagtgggattgctgggtcatatggttttattcttagttttttaaggaatctggaTATTGTCTTCtgtagtggctatatcaatttacatccccaccaacagtgcaagagcattcccttttctccacatctcctccagcatttattgtttgtagactttttgatgatggccattctgactggtgccTTCACAccttcttttttggctgcacacaCAGAGATGTACAAGTACAAATACATGACACATACATgcttttgtgagtgtgtgtgtgtatgtgtgtgattttagttccccaaccagggattcaacctgtgcCCCCCTAACCAgggggccatcagggaagccccttcacacatttttttttaaacagtggaaACTTTCAACCTTTCACTTAAGTACAGAGAATAGTATTATAAAATCCATTTGTTCATCATTCAGCTTAAACAGTTACTGACATGAGGAGAATATTATTGATGTAGGTCCTCTTATTTTTCATGAATTGTTTTGAAGCTAATCTGAGGCATCATGCCCATCGATCCATATATACTTCATGAAGGAGATATAATTTTTTACAGATTACCATATCACGGTCACGACACAACATTAACAGTAACGTGAATGGCCTTTTAATTCTTTACCACCCACGCCCCACCACTCTACTGCAGACAAGCTGATTGTTGCAGTTGACCTTGTATTCAAGCTATAATGAGTATCTGCATAATGGACCCGGGGCCTGTGCCATCCTTGCAGTCCTGCAGCCTCACTTCGGCCTGGAGCCTCCATACAGGGGTCCCTGCAAGGGTGTGAACGTCAGGTACTTCTTCAACGCCAGCTCCACGTTCTGGGAGCCCTTTGTATATGGTGGGTGTGACGCCAAAGAGAACAACCTCCTGAGGGCAGCGGACCTCAGGAGGACGTGCGGTGGCTCTCTTGGCCACTGAGGTAAGACAGGGGCAGGCAGGGGGAGGGAAGGGCTGGGGTAAGGGCTCGGGGGCGCACACAGAACCTCAGAACCTCACAGTGACTTTTTCCCTCGCCGCCGCCCAGGAGAAGTGGCTGCAGTGTCTGGTGAAACCGTATACTGAGCACGACTTCCAGGGGCCAGCTTGGCAGAGGGTCACTGCTACAAACCCCATCATGATAATCTGAGCCTACTCACATGCTCCCCTTTCTCAGATAGGAACACTGAGTCAGCACCTCATGGAGCAGGTCTGCAGTGCTAGGCTTTTCCAGCTAGGCTTGGAAAACTCACTTTCTTCTTGTTGGTCACCCTGGTCCTAGGGATTGCTCATCTCTGTGGTGGTCGAGGACATGTCGGGATGAACGGTGTCCAGGTCTGGGGCTTCAGAATTGTCAATCAGcaagttcctttcttttttgcaGAGAACCTGTGAACTGTGCTCTGCTGAGATGCTGACGTCCAAGGAGGACCCACACAGGGCTGGATTCTGGCTGCTTCTGAAGCAATTCggccttctcctcttccttctcaacCCTGCCCTCCTCAGCAGAAATCCATCTCTTTGCTTCCTCCCATAGCTCTActtgctttggttctgtctcctCCAGCAGCTCTAAGGACCAGGAGAGCTAGTCTTCATTGTGTGCCTAGCACTTAGCATAGTTCCTGGCACGAAGCAGGCAGTCCATCAATATCTGAGGCACGAAAGAGAAATGCTGATGTGATAAAAGCAAGTATCTACTCCTACCCCTCATCCTCACTGCATCCTTACCTTCACCGTCCTCCTcaccataactttccttcttgtGGGTGTTGGGATACTTTTgggaattttcagttcagttgctcagttgtgtctgactctttgctatccatagactgcagcatgccaggcttccctgtccatcaccaactcccggagtttactcaaactcatgtccattgagttggtgatgccatccaaccatctcttcctctgtcatccccttcttctcctgcccccaatccctcccagcatcaaggtcttttccaatgagtcagttcttcacattaggtggccaaagtattggagtttcagcttcagcatcagtccttccaatgaatatccaggactgatttcctttaggatgaactggttagatctccttgctgtccaagggattttcaagagtcttctccaacaccacagttcaaaagcatcacttctttggcgctcagctttctttatagtccaactctcacattcatatgtgactacttgaaaaatcatagctttcactaaatggacctttgttggcaaagtaatgtctctattacTTTGactattttttactattttaatatgctgtctaggttggtcatagcttttctttcaaggagcaaatgtctcttaacttcatggctgcagtcatcatctgcagtgattttggaggcccccaaaataaagtctgtcactgtttccatatctatttcccatgaagtgatgggaccagatgccatcatcttcattttctgaatgttgagctttaagccagtttttcactctcctctttcactttcatcaagagcttctttagttcttcttcactttctgccataagggtggtgtgatctgcatatctgaggttattgatatttctcccggcaatcttgattccagtttgtacttcatccagcccagcatttcacatgaggtactctgcatataagttaaataagcagggtgacaatatatagccttgacttattcctttcccaatttggaaccagtctgttgttccatgtccagttctaactgttgcttcttgacctgcatacagatctctaaagaggcaggtgaggtgctctggtattcccatctctttcagaattttccagtctgttgtgatccacacagtcaaaggatttggcatagtcaataaagcagaaatagatgtttttctggagctctcttgattttttgatgatccaacagatgttagcaatttgatctctggtttctctgcctttttaaaat
It encodes:
- the LOC133258792 gene encoding serum basic protease inhibitor-like; translation: MSRLCLSAALLLLLGTLMTSTPVVTPAARTMLTLYSSYNEYLHNGPGACAILAVLQPHFGLEPPYRGPCKGVNVRYFFNASSTFWEPFVYGGCDAKENNLLRAADLRRTCGGSLGH